The genomic interval GCGTACGGCGGCGCATTTCGCTATTGTGGATGCGGTACTGGCCGGGAGCGCTCTGGCGACGATGGCCGAGAGCCTGGGGTATGGCATCTGCTGGATCGGCGGGGTACTAAACGGCATTCAAGAGATCAGCGCGCTTTGTCGGCTGCCCGAAGGGGTATTTCCGGTGGCGGGGCTTTGCGTGGGGATTCCCGAGGTGGTCCCGGCTCCCCGCCCACGCTTGCCGCGGGAACTGGTAGTCCACGAGAATACCTACCGTGAACCAGAGCCTGCCGAGCTGGACCGGGCTTTCGAGGCGATGCGACCGATCACCCGCAGCGGCGACTGGTACAAGGTTCTAGAGCGTTATTTCACCTCAGGCGGAACGATGGAGGAGCGGGAGGGCCGCTACCAACGCCTGGTCGCCCGGCACGGCTTCGACCCGGACTTACCGCCAGAGGAGTTGGAGAAGCTAGAGCGGTACGGCATCCAAGCCGGTTCAATCGGGGAGCTGATCGAGCTTGCTCTTGCTCAGGGGTATCGCTCGGTTCTGTTCCGCAAAGGGACAGTTTGGCTCGAGCGGGAAGCCGAGGCCTTCCGGGGTGAGGGTCATCCGGGAGAGGCCATCATCCGGGCCTTTCTGGACGCCATGTCGCCCAAAGA from Meiothermus sp. Pnk-1 carries:
- a CDS encoding nitroreductase family protein; its protein translation is MRDLFELYQHRASVRKFKPEPLREGDLEKLLFAAQRAPTDATAQMYTLLRITDRSLRREIARLANNDEHVQTAAEFFLILADVHRLRRLVEHRGGRWGHWPRTAAHFAIVDAVLAGSALATMAESLGYGICWIGGVLNGIQEISALCRLPEGVFPVAGLCVGIPEVVPAPRPRLPRELVVHENTYREPEPAELDRAFEAMRPITRSGDWYKVLERYFTSGGTMEEREGRYQRLVARHGFDPDLPPEELEKLERYGIQAGSIGELIELALAQGYRSVLFRKGTVWLEREAEAFRGEGHPGEAIIRAFLDAMSPKEPR